One genomic window of Motacilla alba alba isolate MOTALB_02 chromosome 1, Motacilla_alba_V1.0_pri, whole genome shotgun sequence includes the following:
- the MPC2 gene encoding mitochondrial pyruvate carrier 2, translating into MAAAVAGLRASYHRMLDRIELMLPPRFRPFYNHPAGPKTVFFWAPIMKWGLVGAGLADMARPAEKLSTAQSAVLMATGLIWSRYSLVIIPKNWSLFAVNFFVGCAGASQLFRIWRYNQELKAQKQVQ; encoded by the exons ATGGCGGCCGCCGTCGCGGGACTCCGCGCCTCCTACCACCGCATGCTCGACCGCATCGAGCTCATGCTGCCGCCGCGGTTCCGGCCCTTCTACAACCACCCAGCGG GTCCCAAAACAGTGTTTTTCTGGGCACCTATTATGAAATGG GGCTTGGTGGGTGCTGGACTGGCTGACATGGCCAGACCAGCAGAGAAGCTCAGCACAGCGCAGTCTGCAGTACTCATGGCCACAG GCCTTATTTGGTCAAGGTACTCTCTGGTGATTATCCCTAAAAACTGGAGTCTGTTTGCTGTGAACTTCTTtgttggctgtgctggtgcttccCAGCTTTTCCGAATATGGAG GTATAATCAGGAGCTAAAAGCACAAAAGCAGGTGCAATAA